The Rubricoccus marinus nucleotide sequence CCTGAAACACGCTGTAGCCCCGAAGCGAGAGGCCTTCTGACTGGTCATCCGCCGTCTCGGCGGTTACGAAAAAGGGGTTCTTGCGCGCGTATACGTTGTACACGCCCAGCACGAGCGCGTGCTCGCCCCACCACGTTCGCCCGTTCCACGTCATCCCGAGGTCCATCCGGTGGTAGGCGGGCAAGCGCGAGCTGTTGCGTGAGGCGTAGGTGTAGCCCTCGCCGAAAAAGCGACCCTGGTTGGCAAGGGTCTCGCGCACGGCCGTTGTGTACGTGGCGGGCAAACGGCCAGTTGGCGCGGTAAAGCCGCTGCCGGTCCCGTACACCCACGTCATCGCGAGGGTGATGCCTTTGGTGGCTTGGTGCTGGACCGTGAAGCCGATATCGTGGCGGCGGTCGTACTTGAACGGGAACGTCTCGCCGCGGTTGAGCTCGGGGAAGGTCCGGTCCGTCTTGGCGAAGGTGTAGCCCAGCCATCCCGTGGTGCGCCCGGCATCGCGCCGGACGAGAACCTCCAGGCCCACCGAGCGTCCCGTGCCGGTTGTGACGGCGGCTTCCCAGTCGCTCGCGGCGGCGCCCAGGAAGCTCGTGCCCTCTCGGTACTCGATCAGGCCGTCCATCTCTTTCCAGTACACCTCGCTCTCCACGCTCCAGTCCCCGAACGTCCGCGAGACGCCAGAGGCCACCTGCCACGAGGACTGCGCGGGCACCCGGTCCGTTGCGGGCACCCAGAGGTCGGTCGGGAGCCCGATGCCGCTGTTGGTCAGCAGGTGCACGTACTGCCGCATCTTCGCGTAGCTGGCCTTTACCGACGTGCGGCGTCCAAGCTTGTAGCGCGCCGCCAGCCGCGGCTCCAGCGACGAGAACGTGCGGCCGTCCACGGAGAATAGCGAGGCATGCAAGCCCAGGTTGACGCGCAGCGCGTCCGAGATCCGCCAGTCGTCCTCGCTATACGCCTGGAACTCCAGCGCGCTCACGGGCGCCGAGGGCGCCAGAAGCGTGTCCAGCGAGGCGAGGCCTGGCTCTTCCAACTGCACCTGCACCGCGCCGGGGCGGTAGCGGTGGTGCGTCACCCCGAGGCCGCTCAGGACCGCGTGCTGCGGCGTCGGTGACCACTCCACGTCGCCTCTGGCGGAGAAATCCCGGATGCCTGAGCGGTAGTTGAGCCCGAACGAGGACGGCTCCGTGCCCGGCCTCTGGCGCTCCTCGAAGCCGGCGCCGAGGTCGAACGCGTAGTCGCTCGCCAGAAGCGTGGTGTTGAGGAACAGCTTGGGAGAAAGGACGCGCGTGTACCGGAGCGTTCCAGTCCGGTTGCCCCAGTCCATGGTGTTCTTGTTGCGGTCGCCGCCGTCCTCGTAGTCCGCGAAAAAGCGGTCGTTGCCGCCGTAGAACGAGCCGAAGATGCGGTCCTTGGGCGAGAGCGTCGCGTTGGCCTTCGCGTTGAGGTCCCAGAAGTAGTAGCCCGCGTCCTGCCCATCAGGGATGAACGGCCGCGCGAGCAAGTCGGCGTAGGTCCGCCGTCCGGAGATGATGAACGAGGCTTTGTCTTGGACGATCGGCGCCTCAATCGTCAGCCGGCTCGCGATGATGCCGATCGAGCCCTGGCCCGTCACCTCACGCTGGTTGCCCTCGCGCATCCGCATGTCCACGACTGACGAGAGCCGCCCGCCGTATCGCGCTGGAAACCCACCTTTGACGAGCTCCACATTGGAGAGCGCGTCGCCGTTGAAGACTGAGAAGAAGCCAAACAGGTGGTTCGCGTTGTAGATCGGCGCGCCGTCCAGCAGCAGCAGGTTCTGGTCCGGCCCACCGCCGCGGACATAGAACCCGCTCGTGCCCTCCGTTCCGCCTTGGACCCCCGGCAGGAGTTGAAGCGCTTTGAGCACGTCGGCTTCGCCCAGGAGGACGGGGATCTTCTTGAGGTCCGCCGCCGCGATCGTTACGGTCCCCATCCGCGTCGTCTCGTCCGCGCGCTCGGCCCGGTCGGCGGTGACCACGGCTGTGCCCAGTACGTCGGCCTGGGGCACGAGCGCGACGTCGAACTCCTGGTCCTCCGTGCGGTCCAACCGCAGCGCCAGAGGCTCGTAGCCGACGTAGGAGATGACCAGCACGTCCGACGAGTCGGCCTCTGGCGTGTGCGGCAGCGTGAGCGAAAAGAAGCCGTAGATGTTCGTGACGGCGCCACGCTGCTCGCCAGGGGCGTACACGCTTGCGCCGATGAGCGTCTCGCGCGTGTCGGCGTCGCGTACAAAACCGCTCAGCGTGATGGACTGCGCCTGCGCGGCGCCAGAGGCCAGTAGCAGGAGCGCGAGTACCAGGAATCGGAGCATGTAATCGGAGCGAGAGGGGAGACCGCGCGTGTCCCTGAATACCGAGCCAGGCGTTGCTACGCTGCGGTCCAGAGCCAAGGGCTCGTATTTGCACGCACCAAAGGCGCGTGGAATGCTCAGGAAGTAACCCATGCGGACCGGGGCGGACAACAGGGGCACGCCGTTCCGACCCGGTCGCACACCTCCCGCACACGTTCGGCCGGGCCTCTGGCGTTGGCCGGTATCTTGATGCCACCACGCCTACCACACGCATGACTCGACTCTCGCTCGCCGCGCCAGCGGCGGCCCTCGCGCTGCTCTTCTCGCCTCTGGCGGGATGCTCCGGCCCGGAAGCCTTGGAGATCACCTCGGTCGGGACCACGACGGAGGTCAACCGCAACCCGACCGCGGCGCTCCGCGCCGAAGCCGACGCGTTTCTGGACCAGTACACGCGCGGCATGTTGCCGCTTTACTACGCGAGCGCGCTCGCGGAATGGGACGCCAACACGCGCATCGTGGAGGGGGACACGCTGACCGCTACGAAGGTGCGCCGGGCGAATGAGGCGCTGGCGGCGTACACCGGCTCGGAGAGCAATATCGGCCGCGCCCGCACCTTCCTGGAAAGCCGCGAGAGCCTGACGGACCTCCAGGTGCGCCAGCTCGATGCCATCCTCTACGCCGCGGCGCAGAACCCGCAGACCGTCCCCGACCTCGTCCGCGAACGCATCGCCGCCGAGGCCGCGCAGAACGACGCGCTCTTCGGCTACACGTTCAGGCTGGATGGCGAGCCTGTCACGCCCAACGAGATCGACCGCCTCTTGCGTGAGTCCACCGATCTCGCCGAGCGCGAGAGCGTCTGGCGCGCGTCCAAAGACGTCGGTCCCACGCTGACCGGCGGACTCGTCGAGCTTCAGCGGCTCCGCAACCAGACCGTTCAGGCACTGGGCTACGACGACTACTTCACCTATCAGGTCTCGGACTACGACATGACGCGAGAGGAGATGCTCGCGCTCATGAAGCAGCTCAACAGCGAACTCCGCCCACTCTACCGCGAGCTCCACACGTGGGCTCGCTACGAGCTCGCCGAGCAGTACGGCGTCCCCGTCCCCGAGTACCTCCCTGCGCACTGGCTCCCCAACCGCTGGGGCCAGGACTGGACTGCCCTCGCGTCCCTCGCCTCTGGCGCCGACCAGGGCGGGCGCACGTTGGAGGACGCCCTCGCGGAGAAGACCCCGGAGTGGATCGTGCAGCAGGCCGAGCGCTTCTACGTCTCACTGGGTCTGGAGCCGCTACCGCGGAGCTTCTACACCCGTTCCAGCCTGTACCCCCTGCCCGCGGGCGCGAGCTATAAAAAGAACACCCACGCCAGCGCGTGGCACCTGGATCTGGACCGCGACGTGCGCTCGCTGATGTCCGTCGAGTCCGACCCGGACTGGTACGAGACGACGCACCACGAACTGGGCCACATCTACTACTACCTCGCCTACACGAACCCGGACGTGCCACCGTTGCTCCGCGGTGGCGCCAACCGCGCCTACCACGAGGCCGTCGGCTCCATGCTGGGCCTGGCAGCCATGCAGCCGCGCTTCGTCGAGGCCATCGGCTTGGAGGTGGATCCCGCGAGCGATCCCGTCCAGAGCCTCTTGCGCGAGGCGCTCAACTACGCCGTGTTCATCCCGTTCAGCGCGGGCACGATGACCGAGTGGGAAGCCGCGCTCTACGGCGAGAACCTCCCCGAGGACCAGTGGAACGCGAAGTGGTGGGAACTCGCGAAGGAGTACCAGGGCATCGTGCCGCCCACGCCCGACCGCGCCGCCGTCGGTGCGCCGTTCAACGACGCCGCGACCAAGACGCACATCAACAACGACGCCGCGCAGTATTACGACTACGCGCTTAGCAACGTGCTCCTCTTCCAGCTCCACGACCACATCGCGACGGAGATCTTGGATGAGAACCCGCGCGACACGAACTACTACGGCCGCGAGGACGTGGGCGAGTTCCTGACCGCGCTCCTCTCGCCTGGAGCCACCGTGGACGGCAACGAACTGCTGGAGCGGATGACCGGCAGCGGCCTCACGGCTCAGCCCATGCTGGACTACTTCGCGCCGCTGATGGAGTGGCTGAAAGCGGAGAACGAGGGGCGCGAGTACACGATGTAAGCGCCCGTTGGCCTCTGGCGCCAGAGGCCAACGCAAGGGCGATCCGCCAGAGGCCGAGCCGCATTTCGGCCTCTGGCGAAGCTCGTGCGAAACCTGAGGGCGTGGGGCGAGTGGAACGGTGCGCCATTTCGGTGGCGAGGCCGCACATCCGTGCCGCCCGTTTTTCCTCTACACCCACCCCCTCCACCCCCCATGGGACTCCTCGATTTCCTGAAAGACAAAGGCAAAGACATCTTCGGCGGCGGCGGCAACGAAGCCGAGTCCATCAAAAAGGAGGTCGAGCGCGCGCTCGGCTCCAACGTCAGCAACCTGACCGTCCACTTCAACGACGGCAAGGTGTCGCTGATGGGCGAGGCCAAGAGCCTCGCGGCCAAGGAGAAGGCCGCCCTCATCGCCGGCAACGTCAAGGGCGTCTCGAACGTCAACGACGACGGCCTGAAAGTCGCAGGCGGTGACGCCGCAGCGCCCGCAACCAGCGGCACGCGCTACTACACGATCAAGAGCGGCGACTCGCTCTCCAAGATCGCGAAGGACATGTACGGCGACGCCGGCGACTACAACAAGATCTTCGAGGCCAACCGCGAGGTGATCGAGGACCCGGACAAGATCTACCCCGGTCAGCAGATCCGCATCCCGGCGTAACGCCAGCGGCTCTTCATCTCTCGCGCCCCGCCAAAGGACTGGCGGGGCGCGATTCGTTTTTACCCTCGGCTCGAAGCGGCCGCAGTACCGGCCTCTGGCGCCAGAGGCCGGGTACGTTCGTCTACGAGATCCCCCGGCTGAACGCGAGCGAGGCAAGCCAGAGCACGAGCCCGGCGCGAAGGCTCCAGAGAACGGTCCGGATCCAGTTGGTGCCGACAAGCCGCGAGTGGGCCTCGGCGTCGAAGGCTCCGCCCAGCGCGTTGTGGAGGGGGACCTGGATAAAGGCTGTGCTCGCCCAGATCAGGCCGATCAGCGCGGCTCCGGCGAGGAGCGCCCACNNNNNNNNNNNNNNNNNNNNNNNNNNNNNNNNNNNNNNNNNNNNNNNNNNNNNNNNNNNNNNNNNNNNNNNNNNNNNNNNNNNNNNNNNNNNNNNNNNNNNNNNNNNNNNNNNNNNNNNNNNNNNNNNNNNNNNNNNNNNNNNNNNNNNNNNNNNNNNNNNNNNNNNNNNNNNNNNNNNNNNNNNNNNNNNNNNNNNNNNNNNNNNNNNNNNNNNNNNNNNNNNNNNNNNNNNNNNNNNNNNNNNNNNNNNNNNNNNNNNNNNNNNNNNNNNNNNNNNNNNNNNNNNNNNNNNNNNNNNNNNNNNNNNNNNNNNNNNNNNNNNNNNNNNNNNNNNNNNNNNNNNNNNNNNNNNNNNNNNNNNNNNNNNNNNNNNNNNNNNNNNNNCTACTGGCTACCGGCTACTGGCTACTGGCTACTGGCTACTGGCTCGCCAGGACGGCCTCGGCAGCGTGGCGGCCGGCGACCATCGCGCCGTTGATGCTCGCGTTGCGGCGGTGATCTCCGGTGACGAACACGCCGGAGTCCAGCGCCAGAGGCCGCTCGGGGGGCTCCAGGCTGAGAAGGTCTGGAAGCGCGTAAGTCACGCGGTCGGTCCGAAGGTGGCGCCAGCGCTCGGTCTTCGCGCCGAACCAGCCGCGGAGCTGCGTGCGGGCCGCCTGTTCGAGTGCCTCATCGGTGGCCTCTGGCGTGCCGAGAACGGACGCCGAGATCAGGGTCTGGCCATCGGGGGCGTACGTGGGCGCGACGTTGCTCATCACCTGCACGTTGTTGACTGGCCCGTTGCCCGTGCCGTCGAGCATGAGCATGGTGTGGTCCACGGGCGGGGAGTCCGCGGCCCAGTACAGGCAAACCGTGCTTTTCCGCTCCGTCTCGCCGGTTCCGGTGAGGCGCGCGGCCTCAGGCCCTTCGGTCGCGACCACGACGGCGTCGGCGTCCAGGACCTCGCCAGAGGCGAGCGTTGCCCGGCCGGCCTGGACGGACTCGACGCGCGTGTTGAACCGCATGGTCTCTGGCGGAATCGCCGTGGCGAGCTGCTCCGGAATGGCCTGCATGCCCATCGCGGGAACGGCAGCGTCGCCTTCGGAGAACATGCGGAAGTAGAACTCGAACGCGCGAGAGCTACCGACGAGCGAGGGGTCCAGGAGCACGCCGCCGAGGAAGGGACGGAAAAACTGCTCGATCATCAGATCGGAGAACCCGTAGCGGTTGCGGAGCGCGTCGATGGTGGTCGTCTCTGGGCGCTCCCAGAGGTCGTCCACGATGCCGGCGCGGACGGACTGGCGCAGGTTGAGCACGCGCAGCTTGTCCGCAAACGTGCCGACTGGAGAGAGGGCGGTGGGGAGTGCCGCCAGAGGCTCACGGAACGGGTCGGAAACGGTCGCGAAGGCCGAGCCGAGCCACACTTCTGCGCCCGGCGAGAACGGCTGGAGGTCGAGCGCGTCGAGATCGAGCACGCGTTGGACCTCGGGATAGGAGGTCAAGAGGACCTGGAAGCCGCGATCGAGGCGGAAGCCCTCGACGACATCCGTTCGAACGCGACCCCCGATGGCATCGGAGGCGTCGAGGACGGTGACGGTCGCGCCAGAGGCGAGCAGGGTGCGGGCGCAGCACAGACCAGAAAGGCCGGCGCCGACGATGACGACGTGCATAGAGGGGGTGGGATGAGAAGCGTCGGGGACCGGTTCGTCTCGTAGTGGTCGGGCCTCTGGCGCCAGAGGCTTTGACGAGGTGGGACTTACTGGGCTGTGCCGTAAAGGTGGCCGAGGGCGGCGTCCAGCGTCGGGTAGGCGTACCGGAAGCCGCTGGCGCGGAGGGCGGCGGGGACCATGCGGACGCTTTTGAGTGCGATCTCGCGCGCGGCCTCGCCGCCGAGAGTTTTGAGAACGGGTGCCGGCATCCGGCCCAACGTGGGGCGTCCAAGCGTCCGGCCGAGGGCCTTGACAACTACCTTGGACGGCGCGGGCGTCGGCGCCGAGAGGTTGACGGGGCCTCTGGCGCTGGAGCGCAAGAGGTGGTGGAAGGCGTAGAGCGCGTCGTCGAGCGCGAGCCAGGGCCAGAAGGCGGAGCCGTCGCCGGGCCAGCCCGCAAGGCCAAGTTGCGCCAGAGGCCCGAGCGTGGCGAGCATCCCGCCGGCGGGGGAAAGGACGAGCCCGATGCGGGCGTGGACGGTCCGGATGCCGGCCGCTTCGGCGTCGGCGGTTGCGGCCTCCCAGGCCTGGCAGACCTCGGCGAGGAAGCCCGTCCCGGGCGGTTCCGACTCGGTCGTCGGGCGCGAGCCGGTGTGGCCGTAGATGCCGCTGGCGGAGGCGGAGATGAACACCTCAGGCGGCGTGGGCAACGCCGCAAGGGCGCGCGAGAGGAGAAGGGTGCCGCGCGTGCGGCTCTCCCAGATCCTGCGCTTCTTGGCCGTGCTCCACGGGAACCCAAAGACC carries:
- a CDS encoding TonB-dependent receptor, yielding MLRFLVLALLLLASGAAQAQSITLSGFVRDADTRETLIGASVYAPGEQRGAVTNIYGFFSLTLPHTPEADSSDVLVISYVGYEPLALRLDRTEDQEFDVALVPQADVLGTAVVTADRAERADETTRMGTVTIAAADLKKIPVLLGEADVLKALQLLPGVQGGTEGTSGFYVRGGGPDQNLLLLDGAPIYNANHLFGFFSVFNGDALSNVELVKGGFPARYGGRLSSVVDMRMREGNQREVTGQGSIGIIASRLTIEAPIVQDKASFIISGRRTYADLLARPFIPDGQDAGYYFWDLNAKANATLSPKDRIFGSFYGGNDRFFADYEDGGDRNKNTMDWGNRTGTLRYTRVLSPKLFLNTTLLASDYAFDLGAGFEERQRPGTEPSSFGLNYRSGIRDFSARGDVEWSPTPQHAVLSGLGVTHHRYRPGAVQVQLEEPGLASLDTLLAPSAPVSALEFQAYSEDDWRISDALRVNLGLHASLFSVDGRTFSSLEPRLAARYKLGRRTSVKASYAKMRQYVHLLTNSGIGLPTDLWVPATDRVPAQSSWQVASGVSRTFGDWSVESEVYWKEMDGLIEYREGTSFLGAAASDWEAAVTTGTGRSVGLEVLVRRDAGRTTGWLGYTFAKTDRTFPELNRGETFPFKYDRRHDIGFTVQHQATKGITLAMTWVYGTGSGFTAPTGRLPATYTTAVRETLANQGRFFGEGYTYASRNSSRLPAYHRMDLGMTWNGRTWWGEHALVLGVYNVYARKNPFFVTAETADDQSEGLSLRGYSVFQAVPSISYQFQF
- a CDS encoding M2 family metallopeptidase encodes the protein MTRLSLAAPAAALALLFSPLAGCSGPEALEITSVGTTTEVNRNPTAALRAEADAFLDQYTRGMLPLYYASALAEWDANTRIVEGDTLTATKVRRANEALAAYTGSESNIGRARTFLESRESLTDLQVRQLDAILYAAAQNPQTVPDLVRERIAAEAAQNDALFGYTFRLDGEPVTPNEIDRLLRESTDLAERESVWRASKDVGPTLTGGLVELQRLRNQTVQALGYDDYFTYQVSDYDMTREEMLALMKQLNSELRPLYRELHTWARYELAEQYGVPVPEYLPAHWLPNRWGQDWTALASLASGADQGGRTLEDALAEKTPEWIVQQAERFYVSLGLEPLPRSFYTRSSLYPLPAGASYKKNTHASAWHLDLDRDVRSLMSVESDPDWYETTHHELGHIYYYLAYTNPDVPPLLRGGANRAYHEAVGSMLGLAAMQPRFVEAIGLEVDPASDPVQSLLREALNYAVFIPFSAGTMTEWEAALYGENLPEDQWNAKWWELAKEYQGIVPPTPDRAAVGAPFNDAATKTHINNDAAQYYDYALSNVLLFQLHDHIATEILDENPRDTNYYGREDVGEFLTALLSPGATVDGNELLERMTGSGLTAQPMLDYFAPLMEWLKAENEGREYTM
- the lysM gene encoding peptidoglycan-binding protein LysM, with translation MGLLDFLKDKGKDIFGGGGNEAESIKKEVERALGSNVSNLTVHFNDGKVSLMGEAKSLAAKEKAALIAGNVKGVSNVNDDGLKVAGGDAAAPATSGTRYYTIKSGDSLSKIAKDMYGDAGDYNKIFEANREVIEDPDKIYPGQQIRIPA
- a CDS encoding NAD(P)/FAD-dependent oxidoreductase codes for the protein MHVVIVGAGLSGLCCARTLLASGATVTVLDASDAIGGRVRTDVVEGFRLDRGFQVLLTSYPEVQRVLDLDALDLQPFSPGAEVWLGSAFATVSDPFREPLAALPTALSPVGTFADKLRVLNLRQSVRAGIVDDLWERPETTTIDALRNRYGFSDLMIEQFFRPFLGGVLLDPSLVGSSRAFEFYFRMFSEGDAAVPAMGMQAIPEQLATAIPPETMRFNTRVESVQAGRATLASGEVLDADAVVVATEGPEAARLTGTGETERKSTVCLYWAADSPPVDHTMLMLDGTGNGPVNNVQVMSNVAPTYAPDGQTLISASVLGTPEATDEALEQAARTQLRGWFGAKTERWRHLRTDRVTYALPDLLSLEPPERPLALDSGVFVTGDHRRNASINGAMVAGRHAAEAVLASQ